CGTGGCATCGGACACGGCCCCCGCCCGGTCCTCGGCGTCGAGTCGCACTCGTCAGCCGAGGGCCGGGTTCGTCGTGTCCAAGGCCGTGGGCAACGCCGTCGTCCGCAACCGCGTGACGCGTCGGCTGCGCGCGATCCTGCGCGAGGAGCTGGAGTCGGACGCCCTGCGCGGCCGCCCGCTGCTGGTGCAGGTCCGAGCCCTGCCCCCGGCCGCCGAGGCCGACCACGCCACCCTGCGCCGCGAGGTGCAGGGGGCCCTCTCCTCCGCCCTGCGCCGCCACGCGGCTCGGACCCGGGAGGGATGAGATGCCCGCCTCCTCCCCGTACGTCGTGCTGGAGCCCTCGCAGGAGTGGGGTCCACTCCGCGCCCTGCCCGCCACCCTGCTGGCCTGGCTGCTCACCGCCTACCGCGCGGTGGTCTCCCCCCTCTACGGCCCGGTCTGCCGGTTCTTCCCCAGCTGCTCCGCCTACGGGCTGGAGGCCGTGCACGTGCACGGCGCGGTGAAGGGCTCGGCCCTGGCCGCCGCCCGCGTGGCCCGCTGCCACCCCTGGAACGACGGCGGCGTGGACCCCGTCCCCCCGGGCCGCCGGCGCTGGCCCCCGGGACGCGAGCCCCGGATCATCGCCCTGAACCACCCGCCCATCCCACCTGACCCCTCGCAGGAGGACTGAGACCCATGTTCGAAGCCATCCTCGCCCCGTTCCGCTGGATCATGTCCTGGCTGCTGGGCGCGTTCCACACCGTCCTGGAGATGTCGGGCATGCCCGCCGACTCCGGCTGGACCTGGGCGCTGTCCATCCTCCTGCTGGTGGTGCTCATCCGCACCCTGCTGATCCCGCTGTTCGTCAAGCAGATCAACGCGCAGCGCTCCATGCAGGCCATCCAGCCCGAGCTGCAGAAGCTGCAGGCCAAGTACAAGGGCAAGAAGGACTCGCTCTCCCGCCAGGCCATGGCGCTCGAGCAGCAGGCCCTGATGAAGGAGCACAAGGCGAACCCGTTCGCCGCGTGCCTGCCGCTGCTCGTGCAGATGCCGTTCTTCTTCGCCCTCTACCAGGTGCTGATCGGCGCCCGCGGGGCGGCCGAGCGCGGCGAGGGCATGGACGCGCTGTCCGCGGACCAGATCCGCTCCTTCGAGGGCTCCACCATCTTCGGCGCGCGCATGTCCGACACGCTCCTGCGCTCGTTCGACCAGGCCAACACAGTGGCCGTGGTGATCGTGGCCCTGATCCTGATCGTGCTGATGTCCGGCTCCATGTTCTTCATGCAGAAGATGCTGATGACCAAGAACATGACCCAGACGGCCCTCACCGGCCCGATGATGCAGACGCAGCAGATCATGCTGTACGCGATGCCCCTGATCTTCGGCATCGGTGGCATCAACTTCCCCATCGGCGTGCTCCTGTACTGGACCTACTCCAACTTCTGGGCCGTGGGCCAGCAGTGGTGGATCATCCGCCGCAACCCCACCCCGGGCTCGCTCGCCGAGAAGGAGCTCAACGAGCGCCGCGCCGCCAAGGGCCTGCCGCCCGTCGGCCAGAAGGTGACCTCGGCCGCGGCACCGGCCGCGCAGACCGCCGCCCACGGCTCGCACACCGGCACGGACGTGCCGGCCCGCACCGACGCCGCCGCGCGCAGGACCTCGAACCAGCGCCCGCAGCCGCAGCGCAAGAACCGGAGGAAGAAGTGACCGGCCCCGAGGAGACCGCCGTCCCGACCCCCGCCGACGACGTCGCGGGCGTGCCCGTCGAGGCCGCCGTCGAGGACGAGCGCGCCGAGGCGGTGCGCCGCCTCGAGGAGGAGGGCGACGCCGCCGCCGACTACGTCGAGGAGCTGCTGGACATCGCGGACCTGGACGGGGACATCGACATCGAGGTCCGCGACGGCCGCACCTACGTCTCCGTGGTGCCCGGCGAGGACGACGAGGACGATCGCCTCACCGACCTCGTGGGCACCGACGGCAAGACCCTCGAGGCCCTGCAGGAGCTCGTGCGCCTGGCCGTGCTCGCCGCCACCGGCCACCGCTCCCGCCTGATCCTGGACATCGCCGGCCACCGGGAGCGCCGCGACGCCGAGCTGCGCCGCCTCGCCGCCGAGGCGGTCGAGCGCGTGCGCGAGGGCGCGGGCACCGTCCACCTCGACCCGATGGGCGCCTACGAGCGCAAGATCGTGCACGACGTCGTCGCCGACGCCGGCCTGTCCTCCGAGTCCGAGGGCGAGGGCTCGCGCCGCCACGTGGTGATCAGCGCCGATGGCTGAGCCCCGCGATCCGCAGACCCCCGCCGCCGAGGCGGAGGCGGGGACTTCGTCGACGTCCGCCGCGCCCGCACTGGAGGCGACGCTGCGTCCCGCCGCCGAGCGCGTGTTCGGCGACGCCGTGCCGCGGGCGGAGCGGTACGTGGGCCACCTGGCGACCACGGGCACGGAGTGGGGGCTGCTGGGCCCCCGTGAGGTGCCCCGCCTGTGGGAGCGTCACGTCC
This Micrococcus flavus DNA region includes the following protein-coding sequences:
- the rnpA gene encoding ribonuclease P protein component, with amino-acid sequence MLPRDRRVRRPEEFRHIRRTGSRAGRTAVVVSVASDTAPARSSASSRTRQPRAGFVVSKAVGNAVVRNRVTRRLRAILREELESDALRGRPLLVQVRALPPAAEADHATLRREVQGALSSALRRHAARTREG
- the yidC gene encoding membrane protein insertase YidC encodes the protein MFEAILAPFRWIMSWLLGAFHTVLEMSGMPADSGWTWALSILLLVVLIRTLLIPLFVKQINAQRSMQAIQPELQKLQAKYKGKKDSLSRQAMALEQQALMKEHKANPFAACLPLLVQMPFFFALYQVLIGARGAAERGEGMDALSADQIRSFEGSTIFGARMSDTLLRSFDQANTVAVVIVALILIVLMSGSMFFMQKMLMTKNMTQTALTGPMMQTQQIMLYAMPLIFGIGGINFPIGVLLYWTYSNFWAVGQQWWIIRRNPTPGSLAEKELNERRAAKGLPPVGQKVTSAAAPAAQTAAHGSHTGTDVPARTDAAARRTSNQRPQPQRKNRRKK
- a CDS encoding Jag family protein, with the protein product MTGPEETAVPTPADDVAGVPVEAAVEDERAEAVRRLEEEGDAAADYVEELLDIADLDGDIDIEVRDGRTYVSVVPGEDDEDDRLTDLVGTDGKTLEALQELVRLAVLAATGHRSRLILDIAGHRERRDAELRRLAAEAVERVREGAGTVHLDPMGAYERKIVHDVVADAGLSSESEGEGSRRHVVISADG
- the yidD gene encoding membrane protein insertion efficiency factor YidD: MPASSPYVVLEPSQEWGPLRALPATLLAWLLTAYRAVVSPLYGPVCRFFPSCSAYGLEAVHVHGAVKGSALAAARVARCHPWNDGGVDPVPPGRRRWPPGREPRIIALNHPPIPPDPSQED